A genomic stretch from Nitrospirota bacterium includes:
- a CDS encoding carboxypeptidase regulatory-like domain-containing protein produces MNPRGKNPLSLASMVSLFLAFLLILSMTSCQGKGGRILGATLTGNGATAVKTTEVLRSSDIVGRVLNMESGEAIAGAKVKVVSVLDPSVLAEGTTDGTGLFSLTLGGEGTASISVEKEGFAPQAQVLQLSPGANTVQMRAQPVTFMQETVIDADTKSLAVKVPGNSLSIEITDPSKALGATGPIRAEITVGDPRQDRDAFPGGFMAVSAGLRGGLRAGSKRAVVRKAGEPIGEVVELASIMFGNITLRDSEGNIISSLKQPAKVRMKIPTGSMNPATSVPFKVGDTVPTYYVDETLGTWVPELDDGGQQVLGTVVQGDDGLYSEFMARHFSWWNLDQPISTRSCVRGRVIDPCGQPKKDIRVCGNGVTFNGATCNGVLGTAALQFGGGVDKKEEPTGENGKFCLDALKGSTISVETGVGGQWGWFNFSFTETFTKQNVTMSNTVGTCADAGAACQDLGDVSITPTLRKVSGKVVGAGAVPVPGAVVSLGKRLAKADANGLFSVETEPGDDLLLSITHPEGALRGRKENKISVPGVSPSPGQCDALAAVDLGTVALDTETGCARGKLLDEAGRPISGATVSIGGSTIQSDEGGNYCLASLEGDQDLKLTYYDKGRGRMHNKKSGVQIVGGGQCGGESDRCVHADIEVELGDACISGRVTNQKGAGVAGATVRAGSTMVTTGPDGAYCLMAPVKQKVKVTLKHASGGQGTSGSESEDEVDVETGSAGMCGGGCTIVNRTLTINEPPVVSKLESSKKVAQPGDEVVVTATASDAEGDPLQFLWTSTDGDLSKITSSGGRRAPSSLKGPDPAVAWKAPSSSGKYTVSVRVEDNRKGTGMASVDIEVAVDADGDKSPAGTDCNDSNPAVYPGATESCDGVDNNCNGSVDEGIGGSSCASTSLGVCAAGTMKCTAGILACASILAPGAEICDGLDNNCNGRVDENTGGTLCATGRSGLCAGGTQQCRSGSLVCVQTLAQTSEVCGDGIDNDCNGRIDEVCQCSDGSSQSCYSGAASTRNVGSCKAGTQTCAGGIWGNCTGEVLPALETCDGKDNDCDAAVDNGLGAASCTSTQAGVCSAGTQQCTAGSLACASSLAPSADICDNLDNDCDGSTDEEFTNKGQACSAGQGACQSTGTFSCKADGTGTECSAIPGAPATEICDGMDNDCDGSTDEGGICAPAAPSNLMAVIVSSSRINLSWADNASNEAGFVVEQKIGGGAFAALATVGPNIMSYSSMGLSGGTTYTYRVAAFLGADNSAYSNEAGGTTPAGFVQKRLDGGWSQTCAIMADTTVRCWGGAFGGVPVQVSGLVGVENVGSGASNNCAVLSDGSVKCWTNSGSPATISGLTGAKAVDGGASHQCAVLADSTVRCWGSNYDGQLGDGTTVNSTTPVSVVGLMGVVTLSTDESSNCALMADATVKCWGDNGMGQLGDGSSVTLSNLPVAVVGISTAVGVSAEGFHACAALADGAVKCWGSGYGTTPVVVSGISSAVAVLAEDSHSCALLSDSTVKCWGSNSNGQLGNGSTVASSTPVAVIGLTGVVELSGGDSFVCARLQDGSVKCWGDNTSGQTGSGSLPNYKIPVTVGVASDWTTAQASYYHSCARRATGTAWCWGINLYGQFGDGTTSSRAAPVQLGSNTDWLAISTGTLHTCAVKSTGTLWCWGLNGYGQLGNGSVTQQLTPVQVGTATNWTAVTTGSGYTCGIRSPGSLWCWGVNAYGQLGDGSVTQRLTPVQVGTATNWTSATAGSTHTCGVQSPGILSCWGINAYGQLGDGTTIQKLTPVQVGPATNWTSVTTGYTHTCGVQSPGILSCWGQNGSGQLGDGTTTQRFTPTQVGTATSWTSITTGPSHTCGIQSPGSLSCWGINSYGQLGDGTITQKLAPTQVGTATNWTSITVGSIHSCGVQSPGTLSCWGSNNSGLIGDGMAWKDTPVQVLLP; encoded by the coding sequence ATGAATCCTCGGGGGAAGAATCCGCTGAGTCTGGCGTCCATGGTTTCGCTGTTCCTTGCCTTCCTGCTTATTCTGAGCATGACTTCCTGCCAAGGCAAGGGAGGTCGTATTCTCGGGGCAACCCTCACCGGAAACGGGGCGACTGCGGTCAAGACGACGGAAGTCCTCCGGAGCTCGGATATCGTGGGCCGGGTGCTAAACATGGAATCCGGTGAAGCCATCGCCGGCGCAAAGGTCAAGGTCGTCTCCGTGCTGGATCCATCCGTGCTTGCAGAAGGGACAACGGATGGAACGGGCTTGTTCAGCCTGACCCTCGGCGGCGAAGGGACGGCCTCCATCTCCGTAGAGAAGGAGGGCTTTGCTCCACAGGCCCAAGTGCTCCAACTCAGCCCCGGCGCGAACACCGTCCAGATGAGGGCCCAACCCGTAACGTTCATGCAGGAAACCGTGATCGACGCGGACACAAAGTCGCTTGCCGTGAAAGTGCCTGGCAACAGCCTTAGTATCGAAATCACCGATCCTTCCAAAGCTCTCGGCGCGACCGGACCCATCCGCGCGGAAATTACCGTGGGCGATCCCCGCCAGGACCGCGATGCATTCCCGGGTGGCTTCATGGCCGTGAGCGCCGGCCTCCGAGGCGGATTGCGCGCGGGGTCCAAGCGCGCCGTTGTGCGCAAGGCGGGAGAGCCGATCGGTGAAGTGGTCGAATTGGCCAGCATCATGTTCGGCAATATTACCTTGCGCGACTCAGAGGGCAACATCATCAGCTCCCTCAAGCAACCTGCCAAGGTTCGCATGAAAATCCCCACCGGATCGATGAATCCGGCCACGAGTGTGCCGTTCAAGGTTGGCGACACCGTCCCAACGTACTACGTGGACGAAACACTCGGCACGTGGGTACCGGAGTTGGACGACGGTGGACAACAGGTGCTGGGAACCGTCGTCCAGGGGGATGACGGGCTCTACAGTGAGTTCATGGCGCGGCACTTCAGTTGGTGGAACCTCGATCAGCCTATCTCCACCCGAAGCTGCGTCCGCGGCCGGGTGATCGATCCATGCGGGCAGCCCAAGAAAGATATTCGTGTCTGCGGGAACGGCGTGACCTTCAACGGGGCCACCTGCAATGGCGTGTTGGGCACCGCTGCGCTCCAGTTCGGTGGGGGAGTCGACAAGAAAGAGGAGCCCACGGGGGAAAACGGGAAGTTCTGTTTGGACGCTTTGAAAGGCAGCACGATCAGCGTGGAAACCGGCGTCGGTGGCCAGTGGGGCTGGTTCAACTTTTCGTTCACCGAGACGTTCACGAAACAGAATGTCACGATGTCCAATACCGTGGGTACGTGCGCCGACGCAGGCGCTGCATGTCAGGATCTGGGCGACGTTTCCATCACTCCAACGCTTCGAAAAGTGAGCGGAAAGGTGGTTGGTGCCGGCGCAGTCCCCGTTCCCGGAGCGGTGGTCTCCCTGGGAAAACGGCTCGCCAAGGCGGACGCCAATGGCCTGTTCAGCGTTGAAACGGAGCCCGGCGACGATCTGCTTCTCAGCATTACGCACCCGGAAGGCGCCCTTCGAGGCAGGAAAGAAAACAAGATCTCCGTTCCGGGCGTCAGTCCCTCGCCGGGCCAGTGTGATGCCCTCGCGGCTGTCGATTTGGGCACGGTCGCGCTTGACACGGAGACCGGGTGCGCCCGAGGCAAACTGCTCGATGAAGCCGGCCGGCCCATCTCCGGGGCGACCGTCTCCATAGGGGGTTCGACCATTCAATCCGATGAGGGAGGCAACTACTGCCTGGCCTCGCTCGAGGGCGATCAGGACTTGAAATTGACTTATTACGACAAGGGCCGGGGCCGCATGCACAACAAGAAATCAGGCGTGCAGATCGTCGGTGGCGGCCAGTGCGGCGGAGAGTCCGATCGGTGCGTTCATGCCGACATCGAGGTTGAACTGGGCGACGCCTGCATCAGCGGCCGCGTCACCAACCAGAAAGGCGCGGGCGTGGCGGGCGCAACCGTGCGCGCGGGCTCCACCATGGTCACCACCGGGCCGGACGGCGCGTACTGCCTCATGGCGCCGGTCAAACAGAAAGTAAAGGTGACGCTCAAGCATGCCTCGGGCGGGCAGGGAACGAGCGGCAGCGAGTCTGAAGACGAGGTGGACGTCGAGACCGGATCGGCGGGAATGTGCGGAGGCGGATGCACCATCGTTAATCGCACCCTGACCATCAACGAGCCGCCCGTGGTTTCCAAACTGGAGTCCTCAAAGAAAGTGGCCCAACCCGGTGATGAGGTGGTGGTCACGGCCACCGCGTCGGACGCCGAGGGGGACCCGCTCCAGTTCCTTTGGACGTCTACGGATGGTGATCTCAGTAAGATTACTTCGAGCGGCGGCAGAAGGGCTCCCTCCAGCCTGAAAGGTCCCGACCCGGCGGTTGCCTGGAAAGCTCCGTCGTCATCCGGCAAGTACACGGTAAGCGTGAGAGTCGAGGACAATCGAAAAGGAACCGGCATGGCCTCCGTGGACATCGAAGTGGCCGTCGATGCAGATGGGGACAAATCGCCCGCAGGGACCGACTGCAATGATTCCAATCCGGCCGTGTATCCGGGAGCGACGGAATCGTGTGATGGAGTCGACAACAACTGTAATGGAAGCGTGGACGAAGGGATCGGCGGATCGTCCTGTGCGAGCACCTCCCTTGGCGTCTGTGCTGCGGGCACGATGAAGTGCACCGCCGGAATTCTTGCCTGCGCCTCGATCCTGGCGCCTGGCGCCGAGATTTGCGACGGCCTGGACAACAATTGCAACGGAAGGGTGGACGAAAACACAGGCGGAACGCTCTGCGCCACCGGTCGGAGCGGTCTGTGTGCGGGGGGGACTCAGCAGTGCCGGTCGGGCAGTCTGGTCTGTGTTCAAACCCTCGCGCAAACCTCCGAGGTGTGCGGCGATGGGATCGACAACGATTGCAACGGCAGGATCGATGAAGTCTGCCAGTGCAGCGATGGAAGCAGCCAGTCCTGCTACAGCGGCGCAGCAAGCACGAGGAACGTAGGATCCTGCAAAGCGGGCACGCAGACCTGTGCGGGAGGCATTTGGGGAAACTGTACCGGAGAAGTTCTGCCGGCTTTGGAGACGTGCGACGGCAAGGACAACGATTGCGACGCCGCGGTGGACAACGGGCTGGGGGCTGCGAGTTGCACTTCGACTCAGGCGGGAGTCTGCTCCGCGGGCACGCAGCAATGCACGGCAGGAAGCCTGGCTTGCGCCTCAAGCCTCGCGCCCAGTGCCGACATCTGCGACAACCTCGACAACGACTGCGATGGAAGCACAGATGAGGAATTCACCAACAAGGGACAGGCATGCTCGGCGGGGCAGGGGGCGTGCCAGTCGACAGGGACTTTCTCCTGCAAGGCTGATGGAACCGGGACGGAATGCTCGGCGATTCCCGGCGCTCCCGCTACTGAAATTTGCGATGGGATGGACAACGACTGTGACGGCAGCACGGACGAAGGCGGCATCTGCGCCCCTGCCGCTCCGAGCAATCTCATGGCGGTCATCGTCTCGTCCTCCCGGATCAATCTGAGCTGGGCGGACAACGCTTCAAACGAGGCGGGATTCGTGGTCGAGCAGAAAATCGGCGGCGGCGCCTTTGCAGCCCTTGCCACGGTCGGCCCAAACATTATGTCGTACTCCAGCATGGGTCTCTCGGGTGGGACGACGTACACCTATCGTGTGGCTGCATTCCTCGGCGCGGACAACTCAGCCTACTCCAACGAAGCGGGAGGGACCACGCCTGCGGGTTTCGTTCAGAAACGGCTGGACGGGGGCTGGAGTCAAACGTGCGCGATCATGGCCGACACGACGGTGCGCTGCTGGGGCGGCGCCTTCGGCGGCGTACCCGTTCAAGTGAGCGGCCTCGTGGGCGTCGAGAACGTCGGATCGGGCGCATCCAACAACTGCGCGGTTTTGTCGGATGGTTCTGTGAAATGCTGGACGAACTCAGGCTCGCCTGCGACCATCTCGGGCCTGACGGGTGCGAAAGCGGTGGACGGGGGAGCCAGCCATCAGTGTGCCGTCCTCGCCGATTCCACCGTTCGATGCTGGGGGTCCAACTATGACGGGCAACTCGGCGATGGCACGACCGTGAATTCAACCACTCCGGTCAGTGTCGTCGGGCTGATGGGAGTCGTCACCCTGTCCACCGATGAATCTTCGAACTGCGCTCTGATGGCCGACGCTACCGTTAAGTGCTGGGGCGACAACGGCATGGGACAACTGGGCGATGGAAGTTCCGTCACGCTGTCCAACTTGCCCGTAGCCGTGGTTGGAATCTCCACGGCCGTCGGCGTCAGCGCGGAAGGATTCCACGCCTGTGCGGCTCTCGCGGATGGCGCCGTGAAATGCTGGGGTTCGGGATACGGGACCACTCCCGTCGTCGTCTCGGGAATATCCTCAGCGGTCGCCGTCCTGGCCGAGGATAGTCACTCCTGCGCCCTTCTCTCCGATTCAACCGTCAAATGCTGGGGATCCAATTCCAACGGGCAATTGGGAAACGGCTCGACCGTCGCATCGTCCACTCCCGTTGCGGTGATCGGTCTGACCGGTGTGGTGGAATTGAGCGGGGGGGATTCGTTCGTGTGCGCCCGACTCCAGGATGGCTCGGTGAAATGTTGGGGAGACAACACCTCGGGCCAAACGGGGTCCGGAAGCCTGCCGAACTACAAGATCCCTGTCACCGTCGGAGTCGCCTCAGACTGGACGACGGCGCAGGCAAGCTACTACCATTCCTGCGCTCGGCGGGCCACTGGAACGGCGTGGTGCTGGGGGATAAACCTCTACGGACAGTTCGGCGACGGGACGACCTCCAGCCGGGCGGCTCCAGTTCAACTGGGCTCCAATACCGACTGGCTTGCGATCTCGACCGGGACATTGCATACCTGCGCCGTCAAATCCACCGGTACGCTCTGGTGCTGGGGGTTGAACGGCTACGGCCAGCTTGGCAACGGCTCCGTTACGCAACAACTCACCCCTGTGCAGGTCGGAACGGCCACGAACTGGACCGCGGTCACAACGGGCTCAGGCTACACCTGCGGCATACGATCACCGGGATCCCTTTGGTGCTGGGGAGTGAACGCTTACGGTCAACTCGGCGACGGGTCTGTTACGCAAAGACTCACCCCCGTACAGGTCGGGACGGCCACAAATTGGACCTCGGCCACAGCCGGCTCAACCCATACCTGCGGCGTCCAATCGCCGGGCATACTCTCGTGCTGGGGCATCAATGCGTACGGCCAACTCGGCGACGGAACGACTATTCAGAAACTCACCCCCGTGCAGGTCGGGCCGGCCACAAATTGGACCTCGGTCACCACCGGCTACACACACACCTGCGGCGTCCAATCGCCGGGCATCCTCTCGTGCTGGGGCCAGAATGGATCGGGTCAGCTCGGTGACGGAACGACGACGCAAAGATTCACCCCCACCCAGGTCGGCACGGCGACAAGCTGGACTTCGATCACCACCGGCCCAAGTCACACTTGCGGGATCCAATCGCCGGGAAGCCTTTCATGCTGGGGCATCAATTCGTACGGCCAGCTCGGCGACGGAACCATTACACAAAAACTCGCCCCCACGCAGGTTGGCACGGCCACAAATTGGACTTCGATCACAGTCGGGTCAATCCATTCCTGCGGCGTACAATCGCCGGGCACTCTTTCCTGCTGGGGATCCAACAACTCAGGATTGATCGGCGACGGAATGGCCTGGAAAGACACACCGGTCCAGGTTCTTCTTCCGTAG